A genomic stretch from Desulfurococcaceae archaeon MEX13E-LK6-19 includes:
- a CDS encoding phosphoglucomutase: MSIPLVKGRIVGRPNIELTPEDAARIGAIMGTWYGPKSLVVSGRDYSPASRMIKRAFISGLMSTGVEVMDFHEAVAGEISYAIKRFGARGGVNVSAYPLREDCVQLRIFTSPGHELVGKELENIVKENTVKRVDPKDTGWVVYAEYIHELYSSALLSVIDSDAIMSRKPRVVISTGYGPSDKVLPQLLSNLGIDFISLNTMKPPVYRKLMYPLEEDIIKVSNVVRATNADIGVVFNTDASTILIIDDRGRALLPEEVVAIMSLRFAKDSRVVYSKDVFGFIKNILINKGIKVVETDIIDGAMLNKTVEIRPVLGFNGVGEYIHPILSLGYDGILTMLKVLEVIAVTEKKLSTILKSFTTPRYYVIETPLSLREAIEKTCRETDYCRIYIGGCRLKLLGQNIVLTIDPVTSTTRVLIDAYAQNIEKLIQIIHKTLS; the protein is encoded by the coding sequence ATGTCTATACCCTTAGTTAAAGGAAGAATTGTTGGAAGACCTAATATAGAGCTTACACCAGAAGATGCTGCACGCATAGGAGCAATAATGGGTACATGGTACGGCCCTAAGTCTCTTGTTGTTAGTGGAAGAGACTATAGTCCTGCTTCAAGAATGATTAAGAGAGCGTTTATCTCGGGTCTTATGTCTACTGGAGTCGAAGTAATGGATTTCCATGAGGCTGTTGCAGGCGAGATCTCTTATGCTATAAAGAGGTTTGGCGCACGTGGGGGAGTAAATGTCTCAGCTTACCCCTTGAGAGAAGACTGCGTTCAATTAAGAATATTTACTTCGCCAGGCCACGAGCTTGTGGGTAAAGAGCTCGAAAATATTGTGAAGGAAAACACGGTGAAACGAGTTGATCCGAAGGATACTGGATGGGTTGTTTATGCAGAGTACATACATGAACTATATTCCTCAGCACTACTCTCAGTAATAGATTCCGATGCAATAATGAGTAGGAAACCAAGAGTAGTTATTAGTACAGGTTATGGACCCAGCGACAAAGTCTTACCCCAATTGCTCTCAAACTTGGGAATAGACTTTATATCATTAAATACCATGAAGCCCCCAGTCTACCGAAAATTAATGTACCCCTTAGAAGAAGACATAATTAAGGTATCAAATGTTGTTCGAGCAACAAATGCAGATATAGGAGTGGTATTCAATACCGATGCGTCAACGATACTAATTATAGATGATAGAGGACGAGCTCTTCTTCCCGAAGAAGTCGTGGCTATTATGAGTCTAAGATTCGCTAAAGATTCACGTGTAGTGTATTCTAAAGACGTCTTCGGCTTCATAAAGAATATTCTTATAAACAAGGGTATCAAAGTTGTTGAAACTGATATAATTGATGGAGCAATGCTTAATAAAACCGTTGAAATAAGGCCAGTGCTAGGTTTTAATGGTGTTGGAGAATACATTCATCCAATACTATCACTAGGTTATGATGGCATACTTACTATGCTAAAAGTACTAGAGGTAATAGCAGTAACGGAAAAGAAGCTATCAACAATCTTGAAATCATTTACAACACCAAGATACTATGTGATCGAAACGCCACTAAGCTTGAGAGAAGCAATAGAAAAGACGTGTCGTGAAACAGATTATTGTAGAATCTACATTGGTGGTTGTAGATTAAAACTATTAGGCCAAAATATAGTTCTAACAATAGATCCTGTAACAAGCACCACAAGAGTATTAATTGACGCATACGCACAAAACATAGAAAAACTCATACAAATAATCCATAAAACATTATCTTAA